In Methanobacterium veterum, a single genomic region encodes these proteins:
- the mcrD gene encoding methyl-coenzyme M reductase operon protein D: MDIEIFPHRLLNVDTAERLLNDLDSIEGIKRMIIHGPRLPPVREGHPDRRIIVVSGEEVEVQVKPGRILLEIESEDVIEDVKEVCEDHLPFGYNIHIGHFIRKQKTVSDQLKYGEELDNIPDEMVGLTDQNAQLSERAQILKRKDEK, translated from the coding sequence ATGGATATCGAGATATTTCCACACAGATTGTTGAACGTAGATACCGCTGAAAGATTATTAAATGATCTTGATAGCATCGAAGGTATCAAAAGAATGATTATACACGGACCGAGACTTCCTCCAGTGAGAGAAGGACACCCAGACCGCAGAATTATAGTTGTAAGCGGAGAAGAAGTAGAAGTACAAGTGAAACCCGGTAGAATACTACTGGAAATCGAATCAGAAGACGTCATTGAAGATGTAAAAGAAGTTTGTGAAGATCATTTACCATTTGGATATAACATCCATATTGGACACTTCATAAGAAAACAGAAAACAGTTTCAGATCAGCTCAAATATGGCGAGGAATTAGATAATATTCCTGATGAAATGGTTGGATTAACTGACCAGAACGCACAACTCAGTGAAAGAGCACAAATACTAAAGAGGAAAGACGAAAAATGA
- the mcrB gene encoding coenzyme-B sulfoethylthiotransferase subunit beta — translation MARFEDKIDLYDDRGNLVEEQVPLEALSPLRNPAIRSIVQGIKRTIAVNLEGIENALRSGKVAGGKILGRELDLDIVGNAEAIAQEAKEMILVEEGDDTKVELLAGGKRALVQIPSLRLEAAAEYSATSLVTASAFIQAIVNQFDVGMYDANVVKAAVLGRYPQTVEYAGGNMATMLDVPQKLEGPGYALRNIPVNHVVATTLKNTMQAAALSTILEQTAMFEMGDATGRFERMHLLGLAYQGMNADNIVYDLVKDNGKEGTVGSVILDLVNRASEDGVIGVEKEMGGDFKLYGTDDLAKWNAYNAAGQMAATMVNQGAARAAQGVSSTLLYYNDIIEFATGLPGVDFGRAEGVAVGFSFFSHSIYGGGGPGIFNGNHIVTRHSKGFAIPCVAAAMALDAGTQMFSPEATSGLIKDVYSQVDEFREPLKYVVEAAADIKGDI, via the coding sequence ATGGCAAGATTTGAAGATAAGATCGACTTGTACGACGACAGAGGCAATCTTGTTGAAGAACAAGTTCCACTAGAAGCCCTAAGTCCTTTGAGAAACCCAGCGATCAGAAGTATCGTGCAGGGTATTAAGAGGACCATAGCAGTTAACCTTGAAGGTATAGAGAACGCTCTAAGATCCGGAAAGGTTGCCGGAGGAAAAATTTTAGGAAGAGAATTAGATCTCGACATAGTCGGAAATGCTGAAGCCATAGCACAAGAAGCAAAAGAAATGATTCTTGTGGAAGAAGGCGACGACACAAAAGTCGAACTTTTAGCAGGCGGAAAGAGAGCATTAGTACAAATACCATCACTAAGGCTTGAAGCAGCAGCTGAATACTCAGCAACATCATTAGTAACTGCGTCAGCGTTCATCCAGGCTATAGTTAACCAGTTCGATGTTGGAATGTACGATGCAAACGTGGTAAAAGCAGCAGTATTAGGTAGATATCCACAAACCGTAGAATACGCAGGTGGAAACATGGCTACCATGCTGGATGTACCTCAGAAATTAGAAGGTCCAGGTTACGCATTAAGAAACATTCCGGTTAACCACGTAGTTGCAACAACTCTCAAAAACACAATGCAAGCAGCAGCTTTGTCGACAATCCTCGAACAAACAGCTATGTTTGAAATGGGAGATGCAACAGGAAGATTCGAAAGAATGCACCTTCTTGGTTTAGCTTACCAGGGAATGAATGCTGATAACATCGTATATGATCTTGTAAAAGACAACGGTAAAGAAGGAACAGTAGGATCTGTTATACTGGACCTAGTTAACAGAGCATCTGAAGATGGTGTAATAGGCGTCGAAAAAGAAATGGGCGGCGACTTTAAATTATACGGAACAGATGACCTGGCCAAATGGAATGCATACAATGCAGCAGGACAAATGGCAGCTACTATGGTCAACCAGGGTGCTGCGAGAGCAGCTCAGGGTGTATCCTCAACATTGTTATACTACAACGATATTATTGAATTCGCAACAGGATTACCTGGTGTGGACTTCGGTAGAGCTGAAGGTGTAGCAGTAGGATTTTCATTCTTCAGTCACTCCATCTATGGTGGAGGTGGGCCTGGTATCTTTAACGGTAACCACATCGTTACAAGACACAGTAAAGGATTCGCTATACCTTGCGTAGCAGCTGCAATGGCTCTTGATGCAGGTACACAGATGTTCTCCCCAGAAGCAACCTCAGGACTAATCAAAGACGTATACAGTCAAGTTGATGAATTCCGAGAACCACTCAAATATGTAGTGGAGGCAGCTGCCGACATAAAAGGCGATATTTAA
- the mcrC gene encoding methyl-coenzyme M reductase I operon protein C codes for MIGKGTHIVDCRVAMGMGEGGGIAQRGTFAQSGSDVLTIAMSPGRRHITKPVCEITFALREANIMTSTLVLNAGAGVPHDAPAAGGGSLFGLTPTEIEQINMHKLILVHLGGVKHHIVYKARLILRHVEKPCVIICEYPVDFEDFAKIGVKTKAVMPDEPKTKGEIVDIISGVIRGETSPQEKLDEIIRKVRLALGGA; via the coding sequence ATGATTGGTAAAGGCACGCACATCGTAGATTGCAGAGTAGCGATGGGTATGGGTGAAGGAGGAGGAATTGCCCAGAGGGGCACATTTGCCCAGAGTGGCAGTGATGTTTTAACAATAGCAATGTCTCCGGGAAGGAGACATATAACAAAACCAGTCTGTGAGATAACATTCGCGTTGCGGGAAGCTAATATAATGACAAGTACTCTCGTGTTGAATGCCGGTGCCGGTGTTCCGCATGATGCTCCAGCAGCTGGAGGGGGCAGTCTTTTTGGACTTACTCCAACAGAAATAGAGCAAATAAACATGCATAAACTTATACTGGTACACCTTGGAGGTGTTAAACACCACATTGTGTACAAAGCCCGGTTAATACTTCGACATGTAGAGAAACCTTGCGTAATCATTTGTGAATATCCAGTTGACTTTGAAGATTTTGCAAAGATTGGTGTCAAAACTAAAGCTGTAATGCCCGATGAGCCTAAAACAAAAGGTGAAATTGTGGATATAATAAGCGGTGTAATTAGAGGAGAAACCAGTCCCCAAGAAAAGTTGGATGAAATTATTAGAAAAGTTAGGTTAGCACTAGGAGGTGCATGA